The Deltaproteobacteria bacterium genome has a window encoding:
- a CDS encoding MBL fold metallo-hydrolase, with protein MKPTVFRTIAALCLVGALLAPGMLHAQAKRAITQIAGDLYRFQNNFHYSVFLVTPEGVIVTDPINAEAATWLKAEIAKRFNQPIKYLILSHDHRDHSAGGEVFADTATVIAHERAKAVIINERRPTAVPDITFSDRMTVELGGSRVELIYTGRNHSDNSIVMLFPNERTLFAVDFVSVKRLPFRNLSDSYYPDWIDSLRRVERLDFDILAPGHGAMGMKRDVADHRRYHENLYNAVVAAARAGQSLQQMKASITLDEYRDWGSYADWRELNIEGVYARVVLQRRGN; from the coding sequence ATGAAACCGACCGTATTTCGGACTATCGCCGCTCTGTGCCTAGTGGGCGCGTTGCTGGCGCCCGGCATGCTCCACGCCCAGGCAAAACGCGCCATAACCCAGATCGCCGGCGATCTCTATCGCTTCCAGAACAACTTCCACTACTCCGTCTTCCTGGTGACGCCGGAAGGCGTGATCGTCACCGATCCCATCAATGCGGAGGCGGCCACCTGGCTCAAGGCCGAGATCGCCAAGCGATTCAACCAGCCCATCAAGTACCTGATCCTCAGCCACGACCACCGCGACCACAGCGCCGGTGGCGAGGTCTTCGCCGACACTGCGACGGTGATCGCTCACGAGAGAGCCAAGGCCGTGATCATCAACGAACGCCGCCCGACCGCCGTGCCCGACATCACGTTCTCGGACCGCATGACGGTGGAGCTGGGGGGCAGCCGGGTCGAATTGATCTACACCGGCCGCAACCACTCGGACAACTCGATCGTCATGCTGTTCCCCAACGAGCGGACCCTGTTCGCCGTCGACTTCGTGTCGGTCAAGCGTCTGCCCTTCCGCAACCTCTCCGATTCCTACTACCCCGACTGGATCGACTCGCTACGGCGCGTTGAGCGGCTGGACTTCGACATCCTTGCGCCCGGTCACGGGGCCATGGGCATGAAGCGGGATGTCGCCGATCATCGCCGGTACCACGAGAACCTGTACAACGCCGTGGTCGCCGCTGCGCGCGCGGGACAGAGCCTGCAACAGATGAAGGCGTCGATCACCCTCGACGAGTACAGGGATTGGGGTTCCTACGCCGATTGGC